The genomic DNA AccggaataaccatcaagaaaacaataatattGATTTCTTGTAGGTCTCTCTAGCATCTAATCAACGAAGGGATAAGAGAAGTGATCGTTTCTTGTTGCATCATTGATCTTTCTGTAATCAATACACACCCTCCAACCTATGATCGTTCTCTGAGGAAtcaattcatttttttcattctttattACAGTAATACCTTATCGTTTTGGTACTACATGTAttgcactcacccatttgccaGAAAAGATCGGATATATGACCCCAACATCcaacaatttcaaaatttcagcaCGCACCACTTTTTTCATGTAAGGATTGAGGCGCCTTTGAGATTTCTATGGATGGCTTTGATTTCTATTCAAGTAGTATTTTATGCATGCATATAGAAGGGGTTGATCCCCTTAATGTCGGCAATTGTCCATTCCAAGGTTGTTTTGTGTTCTCTTAGTACCCATAGTAGTTTTTCTTTCTTACATGCACTTAGATCAGAGGCTATAATGACGAGAAGAGTTTTAGAAGAATGCATATTTTAACGTATCAAGAAGAAGATTCAATTCTAGCTTTGGAGGCTCAATAATGGACGAAACAATTTTGGTTTATGGAGgcaaagtttcaaactttggTTACCATCTAAGTGGGTAGATGGTTGCAGCATTGAGTGTTGCCTCAACTACTAcgttttcttcattttcaaacTTCATGCCATGTTGTGTGATGCATATTTCCAGAGGGTCATCAATGCTTATCTTAATGAAAGTCTTTTTGACAAGATAATCCACAACATCAATACTAAAACAATCTTAAGCTCCCAATGATTTTATCAAAGCTTCGAACATCTGAAACCCAATAGTAATATCTTGCATAGTCATGGTTACTAAACCAAATTTAACTTCAATCTTCTACTTGTAGTCGCCATGAAGGGTCAACCTAGGATTAGAGGAAGTTCACAATCTTTGATCTCCATTTCTTCCATGTTCAAAATAATGAAATCAGCTGGGAGGATAAATTGATCAACTTTGACAAGTACATCTTCAATAATGCCTCTTGGGTATTTCTCTGAGCGATTCGTAAATTGCAAAGatattgaaataagtttcatcTCCCTCTAGCTTAAACGTTCATATGTAGAATAAGGCATAAGACTGACACTTGCCCCTAAATCGAGCAAAGCCCTTTCAAATGTTTTGTCACCAATAATACATGGGATTGTAAAGCTTCTTGGATCTTGAAGCTTTGGTGGCAATTTTTGTTGAAGAACTAGACTAACAGTTTCGGGAAGCTTCAAGTCCCACTTTTAGTCATCTCTTGCTTTTGGTTCTGGCGAGTAGTACTTTGGATTAGACTTGTGTATTGTAGATATTTCCGTTGAAATatctaaaaaatcaataaatatctACAATGTTTACCAATTCGCAATAGAAATTTTGCCAAAGCCCATTGCAATTctaaacttttgaatttttttgagaaatttttctctaattttaacTAAACTTGAATGAGTTGATATATCCATCCCGTGgcaacttttcttaatttttgtcgAAGGAAAATGATATTGATATATCCatcaatattttcataaatttacatatcaaTATTTCCACCTGgatcgatattttaaacactgattTGGAGGTAGTGGTCGGTGGTGGTTAAGAGTAGTGGCCTAAGCTCAGCGTCTGATGCCAGGGGCAAGGTATGATGCATTTCTGTGCTTAATTTAAAGTTACCGACCACTACTTTTTTTGTCTGGAGACTTGAACCGGGGTCATCCTTGAGCTTCTATGTTCTTTCGAGCTTTTTTGTGAGTTATTTATTTGGATCTAAGTACGAAAATAGACTCCTATTGATTTATAATGGATCTTAAAAAGACCCCATATTAACAAGTCCCATAACTCCTTATTCaagaattttcttttgatttggtgTAGTGAATGTCAAAGATTCAATCAATATTACGCTAAACCACCAATTTGCTTAATTCACCACAACAAAATCTCTCCACAAACATGTCAGGAATGGTATCAACAagcaaataatttataaaaggGTAATGTTAAGGATATCAAATTTGGAGACAAAATTTTAGAAACTAAAGAACATAAAAGTTGAATattagtttattatttatgtgttgataaacgtgctcattaaTGATACATAATTTAGTTTGTGAATTttatcttcctagcattactctttataAAAACACATTCAAATCTCTTGGTTAGATTCTGAGAATTTTCTCTCTGCGTTTGGGCCTTTAACCAACCCATTATTAATTATGGACCCAGTTGGTATGACCCGTTTTAAAGTTGGCCCATTTGCTCCTTTTGAGGGGCTCTATAAATCCGAACAAAGCAAATTAGGGTTTCTCTATTTGCTCTGAGAAGAAGAAAGTACCAGCCGCTTCAGCCCTTCACAGCCAGCAGACCCTCCAATCCACAACAATGGTATTGCTTtattctctcttcctctctctctctctctctctctctctctatatatatatatatgtaaatgtATGAATCCATCCACTGTTTGTTTCCTCAGaaatttgtttgttgttttagtTTTCTGGGAAAATGTTGTGGTGATATGGGCTTATATTTTTTGTGGAATTAAACGATAAAAAATAGTTGGGTGTTTTGAGCTACCTCTAAACAAGCAAAAGTTATGTTGATTTGGTAATTATGTCCGCTGTGTTTATAAGAAATGAATGTTTTGTGTGTTTCAGACTAAGAGGACGAAGAAGGCCGGTATTGTTGGGAAATATGGTAAGTTAAGTTCCATTTGTTTTACTTAAATCTTAATGCTCTTGTTGTAATGCAATCTGTTCTCTGTTATGTTGCGATCTGTGAAATTACTCATTATTCTATAAATTTAATTGCTTGTCTCATGGTCGTGTATCGGTGTGAAATTTATTTGCTCTAGTAGGTTTAACTTGGCCGAGACGCGGTTTATGTTGTGATTGTATGCCTGAAtaattgattttcatttttgcaaTACAAGAGCTAGTTATAGTTACCTCGCAGCCAATATGTGGTATGTAAAACCGAATTTGGGATTGGAAATTGAACcgtcttttgtttttgttcgttTTCTGTTTTAGTTTCGTTGGTAAGGGAAATGTGTGTTCATGTGTGTCAAATAGTTTTGGTGGAAATTATGCACAACAATACAACATTCAGATTTGTTAAGAAATTCTTTGAGTAGATATGTTTCGCATTTGTGACGTTTTGATCTGATTCTGGATTGAAGTGTTTACGATTCTGTCATCCGCCTCTTATTACAGGAACTCGTTACGGTGCCAGTCTGCGTAAGCAGATTAAGAAAATGGAAGTTAGCCAGCACAGCAAGTATTTCTGTGAATTCTGTGGCAAGGTAGTGTGGTTGTATTTTGTCAACTATTTGTCTCTCTAGTCTGAGGAAACATGATTAAATTTTTCATTTCCATGTAGTATGCTGTGAAGAGAAAGGCCGTTGGAATTTGGGGATGCAAGGACTGCGGAAAAGTGAAGGCAGGCGGTGCCTATACTTTGAAGTAAGAACCCTTTTTCGCTGCTGT from Pyrus communis chromosome 17, drPyrComm1.1, whole genome shotgun sequence includes the following:
- the LOC137722468 gene encoding large ribosomal subunit protein eL43, producing MTKRTKKAGIVGKYGTRYGASLRKQIKKMEVSQHSKYFCEFCGKYAVKRKAVGIWGCKDCGKVKAGGAYTLNTASAVTVRSTIRRLREQTES